TTCCGCTGAACTTTAAAAtgattatattattattaattattagaTTTCAGAGTGTAAGGGAAAAGAGAATtacaaatttcaaattaaataatattttatgtaaTTTGCGTTAGATTAAAAATAGGATTCCTCGGAAAGGAACAGTTAAGCATTTTAACACTTTGTGTAGTATTGGGTACTAGGTTATGGGCgttattttaaaagaaatcatATTTACTTAGCCCAGAAAATAAAACCGACTAACCCTAGAATGGGTTAACTATGCACTTTCCATGCCCTAGACTGAACCCTAGGCCCTAGTCGAACTTGAAATCGGAACCCGTTTACCAACCCCTCCCGAAAACAAGTTCTACCCCAAAAGCCGAATGCAAAATGTGGAAGACGACGACAACTGTCGAGAAGTGCAGAACAAAAGTTTGCCGCTAAATTTTCGTGACAGCTGTTGAGCAGCGACAATAAAGAGAGCGGCGAGAGAGATATTGCCAGTACGGGTACGAGTACGAGAGAGCCGACAACAAACGGTAAAGCTGAAGCAGCGCAACTTCGGCAAGCCAGACTCAGAGACTCGCGGCTCAAAGCGTGCGGCTCTCTGCTCATTCGCGTTTCAACCTTCTGCACAAACGGAGTGGCGCTCGAAATCGAGGAGTACGTGAACTGGCCATAGGCTGTGTGGTGTACGATCTTACGAACGTCGGCGATAAACTCGAACTCCGAACCCCCGCTCCCCGCTCCACGATCCACGATCACCGAACCCCGAATCACGAACCTCGAATCACAAATTACGAACCTCGAACCGTTGAAGCGGGACCTCGAAGGGCAGCCCTTTGAGCCTTGTCTAAAAAACCGAAACATTCAGTGCGATTATGTTGGTAGGGGGGCCCTGCACTCCTGCCACACTAAACAAACTATATATGCAGATATTCGTGTGTACATAATGGGTCACTGGAGCGTGCGATATGCCCAAAgtgacagcagcaacaactgcggCGACTAAACGTGCGACTCATGCGCAAAGCAACTGACAGAAACACAAAGGCGACAAAAGCGAAAAACGGAAAGAACCAACGGCAGTGGGGGACCAAAGGGGTGACCAGGTGACCGGGTGCACAGGTGAACAGGTGTCAATGTCAGCCGAAAACTAAAGCAAGGCTGCTACAGTGCGAGTTCCAAAGGGGGTACCAATTAGGTGCACACTCCTACTAAACAACTGTTTTAAAATAACGAGCTGAATAATTTCTGTTGATATTGCTGATGGTCTAAGGATATGTGTAACTTTAAAATGAGTGCGATGTAATGATTAAGCAAAATTGAAGCTTAGATAAAAATGCTAATCAGTGCAGAATTCGTGAGCAATTGCTGGAACTGTTATTCTTTATCAACAACTTACtaagaaaactaaataaatgaCGCAGATAATTACTCACTAAATGAACTTAAGTAAAGAAGTAAATGAACTTATGGTGAAGTGAACCCTGGGAATAGttacaataaaaatatgtgAAGTGTACCCTTCACTTCTTACTTTCCGCAGTTCGTTTTATCGGTTGACCACTGTAGTTAGCGTGCACTTGGCTCGAACCCTGTGTGCAACCCCCGATTGTGGAGGAATGGCCACAGGTTGCACTTCCGCTGCCATTGATTTTCTGCGTGTGtgctttaatttgtttgttcgTTATTTTCTAGCCACGGCTGTGAAAACAACTTttacaaaccaaaaaaaaatgtagaaaAAAATCTGAAATAACAGACATTTCACCCGTAAATTGAAAACGAACAAAAGTGAGCAAGTAACAGCGGGAAAAATGAGAAAACTGAGATAACCGAAACCAATCGGACAGCATCGGTTAACAGTATTAACCAGCGACTGGCGGCGTCTCACTGCCAACTTCCGTTCATTTAAGCAGATTGTTGTTGCAGCCACCAGGGGCAAGAGGCACCCCCCTTTCGAGGTGGAGGGGGGCCGCAGCTCAGTTCACCACAAAAAGAAACTCCACAAAACGCATCATTGGCGTGGAATTGCTTTGACTAATTTCCCAATGAATCGGCAGTTGCGGTTGCGCCCTGTGGCTccaatatatgtatacatatatctatatacatatatatatgggtCCATGTGTGTGGCATGGCTATTAAAGTTGGCCGGGAAGAGAGTGTGAAACCGTTAGTAGGAGCTACTCTGACTGCGGGTCACCCGCTCCTCACCCGCAGCTTGATAAATAGTTTCCCTTCAAGTATTTGCAAATGTGCACTGAGGGAAAATAGTGACCGACTTGGCCCAAATACCAGTGAGAATGGCTTAATTTAGTGCCGTCTCATAGAAATCAATTGATGCCACAAAGGTCTTACTCATGATGAACTTTGAGGTTTAATAGTACAGTACTACTTATAACTTGACTAGACTTAAGACTTGCCttgaatttatatatatgggaAAGCTGACACTTTTTTTTCCTCTGTACATATGAGCTGTCATAATTAATTGAGCCATCATCAGGCAGGCGAAGCTTGAGCACGGCCTTCTGGCCAGTTCTCCGGATGGAGTTGACCCATTTGCCGGCGACCCAATTGCATCTGAAATTGTTGTCTAATTAATCATCAGATTAGTTAGTGTAACAACTTAATTCGACATGCCATGCGAATGCCGCAAACAATTGTGTGAAAATTGCACAAATGCAACTTGCAGATACAAAAACAGGCACAccagatacatatatgtatgtgcaggTAGATCTGATGATATTGGGCAACACACCTGGAATGGAAATCAATTTCAGTTGACCAACCTCTACGAAAATGATATGCAAAACGCCGGATTTAGTTTGGTATGCATGCAAATGCACTTTTAATTGCCGCATTGTTTGGGGAACTGCATATCATGGTGTTGCACAGCCCAGCCTATCTTTCGAATCCGCAGCAAATCCCATTCAGAGAATTTCCACACATCCAGCCGGGTTTCACTCGAAACTCTAAAGAAATGACTTCGGAGGCCCGCAGGCCACCACTTTTTGTTTCCCTTGTCCAAAACCATCAACTGAGCACTGAAAATGAACAACGAACACTCTGGAAACCGAACAACAAGTGCGTCGCTACGCCggccatccatccatccatctatccACGTATCTGTCCATCCATAGATACTTCGGCAGACGTACTGTCAGCGTTTCAAGTCTGCCATTTAGTTGGCCAAGAGCAGAAATGCTGCCTGCTGGCCGAGAATTTCTCTTTTCCAATTTGTGTTGGTTGTGTGCGCATTTCGGTTTCGGCCAGTTTCGCTTGCCAAATAGTTTTTGGGAGCCTGGGGCCTCCGGCTTCTTCCAAGATAAGCCGCTGAGCCACTTAACCCATTGAGCCAAATGGGTTAACCCGCCCCTCGAATCGATGCGAATCGCAGCACTCTGCGTAATTACGTGCCAGAAATTAGCATATTTGGGCGTGCGAACTTTGTCTGAAGTGCACATTTCACTTTGGGTGCAGCAACACACtgagatacaaatgtatctcaTGAATATACGAAGTCGAAGGTGACAGACCAACGCGGAGAATTCGGGGTAGCTTTTTCGAGATGTGTAGCGATGAGGCATCGCCAGATTCCAGGTTATCTGCAGCTGGGCGGGGGTTCGTTATCTGCCGTCGCATTTGTTTATGGGTCTCTGCCgtaaaaataaaccaaaattCCTTTGATTGCAGAACGAAAACAAACGCTcccaggcacacacacacgcaccaTACCAGCAGCACCCCGTAGGGGAAGTCTTGAATTTGTGTATCGCGTCGGCTGATAAGCTGCTCCGTAAGCGACTTTTATTTTCGGTGGCCCAAGTGGAGGCAGTGCGGCAGTGCCCGCTTCCAGTGGCAAAACAATGCTCGTAACTGGCGCGTAATTAACACACAAAAAACGGGCTAAAAAAAAGCAGCAGTGAAGCGAATTTGTTTGCCAAAAGTGTTTCTTTCATGTGCGTGAATGGAAAACAGTGCCGCCTGCATGAGACACTGAGtgcggaaatggaaatggcctAGAGCCGCTCCCGATTCACAAGCAAcggatacacacacacacacacaccgcccagcggcgacagcagcaacatggcAGGTGAAGTGCTCCTAGTGCCACCAGCAACATCGCCAGCAGGATGCAATACCAGCAACAGCCAGGAGAGCAGTCCCCATCCCGATCCcgtccagcagcagctgaaCTCCAGCGTGGACAGCGGCATTGCGGTGCTCGAGGCGGAGTCGCCGACCTTGAGGAGGCGCCAGCGACTGCACCAGTGCCAACGGATCCTCCAGGTGTTGCAGCGGGATCAGCTCACCCACCAGCAGCTGCGCGATAGATTAAGGTGAGTCAACAACATTAAGTCCAAGGCAACATATTTAAGAGCCAGTTTATCAATCTTCTGAAGCATTCAGTCGATCCATTTGATATCAGAAGGGATATATATTAATTTCCATCATTTAATTCGATGACTTAACTATCTGTACCATGTGGCCAGAACGGAAGCCACTGGCAGCTGGGGGATTGGCCTGAGCCAACTTGGGTGCGCATGGAGCCCACAATGTTGCATCGAACTGCACTGGGTGCATGCATCTGCATCTCGCAGACTGCGGGCGGATatcaatttatgcaaatttgccGGCCTCAAAATGGAAATGACAAAATCTCGGGcgcagtcagtcagtcagtcactcAGCCATGTCATTCGTACAGCCAGAAGTCGTTCCGTGAGCAGTCGGAGTCTTCTGGGAACTCTTTTTTAGACAATTGTCATGGAGAAACCCGCTGCTTCTGACCACCGAGCTTTCGAATGAGTTCGCAATTTGGTTGGGAAACTGTGGCGGGGAAGTTCCATTAGAATGATAATGACGACCAACCCAGTTCGGCGATCGTAATTGGAAAACCTCTTTGAACTATATTGTTGTCTGTTCACTTTATAGTTGGATAATTGCACTACATAAAcgtatataactatatttttgATGGAGAAACAATTCGGGCCCTCTTCATTCTTGTTTTTCTATAATAATTCAAGATATCATTTTATCATTTTACTTGAAATACCCGTTCATTTAATTACGAATAGAGCATTCCGGAATCGACTGGTTAGGCTGTGGAGCACCCAAGTCCCAAATCTCTGGCCCATTCCATGATAATTTCGCTTTTCCACACGTTGCCCGAGGAGCGGAGTGGCAATCTTATCGAATGTTTCATAATTAAGTTGATTAATGCCAATTAATTGCCGCAAGCTTTGCATGCCCAATGGCAGGGCCAATCGATTTCGTAggttttttcttttggccACAAACTCTTGCCACCAACCAAGCGGCGGACATGTGACTGGCAGCTGCCAAGTGGCATttgcaattgcatttgcataaggTCCGTTGGACAACGTGGAATGCCAGCGAATATTGGACGGGGTGGGTGGCTCATAAGTGTCCATATTTCAGCGGCTCAATGGGGATTTGCCTGCCACCCCCCACCCTCGGTTGCATGGCCAACAAAGCTCTGACCCAGTGCGCCACTAAGGGCCAGTTCCAATTTGGTTACTCGCCCGCAACGCACACAAatcctaaaaaaaaaaaaaaaaattaaaaaaaaaatgtaaaccCTGGAAACATTCGGCCCTAGATTCAACCCAATTGGATAGAGTGTACACCCGTTTGTGACCTCACACCCAAAATAGTCTTGACACTTATCTGCGACTTTTTCGTCGCATACcgagatatatatatagttatatatcTCCCGACGCGAGCGGAACTCTTATCAAATCAACGGTCGGTCGGTCGGCTATATACGCGATCCGCCATAACGAAGTGGACAAACAAAATCCAATATAATGCCCATATACCCCAGTTATATATATTGTgcaaaaaagtaaacaaaaccGAATTCAACTTGGCTAAAACAAACCTGTCGCCGCTCCACTCGCAGTCGGAGTCAGCTGCTCCAATCGCCAGGTTAACTTGACTTGAAGATCGTTGGCACTGGAGGCCCTTATCCACGTGATCTTAATCTGTTTGTTGtatgttttgtttcaatttgtGCGTCATGCAGTCGGGATTGTCAACGGTTTGGCCTTTTTGAAGATGGAGCTAGGTGATCGGCGGGCGGGCGATGGCAATTAGCGGACTGAGCAGCATATTGCCCGAAAAGTGATTGATAATCGTCGTTCGTAACTGCAAACAGAAATAACAAGCCAAGCGAAAATCGAATTGTGTGGTAATTATTTATTCAGATATTTCGCCAGTGAAGTTCACTTCGGTTCAGTGGGAAGATTCCACTCCCAAAATACtactaaaaagaaaaaacaaaccaatttacaaataaaaccCACATCTTTAATGCCAACTGAAGTGAATAGCACGATAATTGAATACATCATTCTTAGaaccacgcacacacacacaaaagtgaagctataatttttataaatattaagatTATGCAACTCCCCACTTCTATAGAAGATCTCACTGAAAAGTAGCAATACTGTCGATAGGAGCTTTGCTAAAAACACATACAGACATTTATCAAGTTTAATTAGTGCTAAtcgcaaagtgcaaaaataaacacaaagaaaaaaacttAGGCAAATAAATTAACGTATAAATAACTGCTAGTACGTGATTCGAACTGCAGACAAAGTTTTTCTAAACTTCTCTCAAGAGATTGCATCTAAACTACGAGATTTGCATACTTAAATGAATAATGTTCTTTGAGTGATTTATGacaacaatttcatttatcGTTCTTTGCATTATGCTGGAAATTATTTACCTCCAATAGTCACGACCAATTGCACTGAGTTGTacccaaaaatatttatttacgtGATGTTTTCGCCGGGAACTAATTGTATTACACGTTTACCTATTTCCAATGCAACTGAATACCCGAAACTTAAATGCCCTGCACAGGGTATGATTTACCCATACAACTTCATGTCGAAATCTAGGCAATTTAAGGCGAACAAACAAAACTTTTGATAAGGCTAAGGCCAAAGTATGAATTGGCCGAAAACCAGGTAAAATGCTAACAAAGAGATGATAGCCGCACATGGAGAATTTTCGGCTCTGATAAGTAGTAAAAAATAGTTTAGTGAAGTATTTCATTGATTCAGTATAGTTACGGTTTTCAATGGAGGTGGAATTAAGTCAGAGGTGCTTCCGataagtgtgtgtgcgtgtgcttcTGATGCAAATGCCGCGCAATCGATAGCTTAATTGAATTCAATGCGAACTCCGCAGTGCCTGAAGCGCTGGATGCGCCCCTACATCTGCCTCATGGAGCTGCCAATCAACCGACCCGGAAGCGGGAACCTGCTGCTGGGACTCACCTCCGTGGTGGGTCTCATTGGAGGCGCCTATCTGCTGCAGTGTGGCGCCCAGCAGCTCTTGGGGTGAGTTAATCAAACGGGGAGATAAATCAAAACATGGCATCCGATGGATACAAGTTCGGCTACGTGAGCCAGCGCTGCAGATACAAATGCAGCGCGAGATAAATCCGAATAGAAACTGAAACTAAACTTTCTTGACTGCAACTTCAACCCGGTTACGTGGCCATCGTTTCGCATGACTTGATTGCGTTTGCGTGTGGGAAATGGCCGAGCTGGGGAGATTTGACATAATTGTTGCCATTTCTCCAGTCGCCGTTTTCCACCAGCtaccatttgccatttgctaCTTGCCCCGACGACGGCGATGGCGATGCAGTTGCTCACTTTGGGCATGGAGTGCGTAGCTTCGCCTTAATTAAGGATTGCGCAATCGCCGCCACCTGCCTCCAATTTCTGCAGCACCTGTTGTGCCTCGGTCCGTTAGACGTTTCATAACACTGCCAGTCCAGACCCAGACGAGCTGTCATTGACTCCTCGCGAATCCGGCCACAAGAACGATAGAATCTCGAAGAATGGCCAGCGGAAGTCGTTGGCCAACAAAGGGCACAACTTTTACCGCCCCCGCCAGCTGCTTTTTCCTTTAAAAGCGTCACAAATTGGCAATCACAATTGGCCATGGCTAACAACGCCCACAATTGTTGGCCTTTCGTCACCTTTTCAATGGCATCTTAATTAGCCGTTTTGTTGACAACGttgtttgtattattattgCGACGGCAGTTACACATCATTTTTCAGTGTATTAGGGTAATGTGCGTATCGAAACTATAAGGCTCTGGGTAATGcatatatttagttttttttatattttttaagtaaAGAATACGTACATCATAAATTTGTATCTTAACATCACAGGGTGGAGCAATAttcttatatatttaagcaaGGAAAAGCCTTAAAACATAAACAGGAAAACTAAAGTTTATATGAGTACCATTTTCTTAGAGCTTTCAGTTCGTTGAGTGAATTATAAACTTATTAATTTCCGGGTCTTAAAGACGACGTTTAATGAAGCCAAACGAGTTGTGGAACTGTGGAAAGTCAGCTGCTAAATGCAATTAACTCTGGCGATGGCTGAGTTTAGATATGCACAGAAATTCTGGGTTTTATTCGCCATTAAAGTGAGAAGAAACCAGTTATTTTGGCCTTGTGGCAAGTGAAAAGCCGCGAAACGAAGTGTTTTTAGTGCTTTCAAAACCAATTGTGAGAACAATAACAAGTtgtggaaaatgtttaaacTAATGCGATAATATTTACTCACTATTGGGCAGTATTTGCTTGTGGTAAAGGCCGTTGAAAATCGTTATCTTCGTAATAAAGCATGCTTTTAGGCTTAGGAGtttaatttgatattaaataaattgaagaTTTGGCGAGGtgaaatataaagatatatTCGAGATAATTCATGAATCCATTTAGATACGGTTGATGATGATCTCACGAGAGTCGGATAGTAAACTCGGAGATAATGAAATGATTATTACACTCATAtcaataaaacaatttacGATGCCACTTGCTCGCTTCTTCTACCAAGAATTTATTAATCTCCGGCTCGAAGTTCTGGGAAATTCTGTAGATTATGCTATCAATGGAGCGTTTGTGAAAGCTTCTGGCCCTGTTGGGATATTAATAACCTGACACAAACTGAGGGCTTGACGCTTTCTTGTGCGGGAATATGCTAATGGTGGACACATGAGActcacatacatatattaaccCAGATTCCCAGCACAGATTTCTAGGGAATCTCGAAATCTTGATGCATGAGATCGCAGCTTGAAAACTTCCACGGGCTTTATGCGGATGAAAGTGTTGCCGCTCCGTGGCGCCATTTGTTGCCAAAATAGTGATTAAAACTCGAATCCAGCTAGAAGTCGATTGATTAGTTTATAAACCGCTCACAGCATGCATACATTATATATAGTATTAGTATTTGGCTAGACAAGAACCTAGCCAACTCGTTTGCGGAATGTTTCTCACAATTAGCATTTGGAAATTAATGAAGTTCAGGCCGAGACGGCGAGCGGGAAAAAtattgccaaaaataaattagtcGACAAATGAATGCAGCAGACAGGCGATGATGCTCGATGATCTTCGACCACGTATGTGTAGCTCCTCCAAAACGGTTCCTGCTCGACCAGGTTTCCAGATCTTGGATCGGATCTGATCGGACCACACTAATCGGAGAAGAAAGGCGATAAATCTGCATGGAAATGTGCGCAGTCATGGCTCCCAGTCCGCCACATAGACATGTCGACCCGTCCGACGGGATCGTGTGCAGGGGGACTCCAACTTACGTCATTGACGAGTTTGTTTAGCGctagacagagagagagaggcagagagagagagacagagagcgagagagagcgGCAGTGGATTCCCGCTCTCCACGATCGAAACCGGCATGGGTTACGGCTGTGGCTGTGCCAGTGCCAGTGTGGTTCTGTGGAGAGGCCACAGCTCCATAGCTCTGGCTATGTGGAGCCATAGAGACCCGATGTCTCAGCTGTTGACCGCCGACTCTCAAAGCCAACTGCGCATAACAAAGGCGAACCTTGTGCGAGAAAGTTGTCAGTGTCGTGGGACGCGGATCGCGATTTGATAGCGAATTGGCATTAAGTGCTTCCATTGGCGAAATCGGTTCAACGCGAGTGCCATGCCAAATCCTAGCAAGCCCAACGGCGCTAATCAGTCGACAAACATTTCGAATACCTGAAAACCCGATCCGGACACCTGGAGAACAGCCCCGCAGACCACACCACACGGCAGAGAATCAAGCACAGATCCAGCCGTCGATCGAGTTCCAGGGAGAATGCTCTTCTCCGCGGTGGTGTTGTGCCAGGTGGAGCGGCTGATGTGCCTGCCCATCAGCTTCGCGGTGCTGGGCTTCCTCTTCATGGCCTGCACCATGGAGGTGGTGCTGCTCAAGCTGACCACCACTGATCCGGTGCTCGGACCGCCCGCCGAGGATTGGGAGGAGAACGGGGGCCCGGATGGCGAGGAGCAGATCTACTACGAGAATCTGGAGAACAACTACGAGTACTGGGCGCGCAGGAGGATGCGATTCCatcgacagcagcaacaacagcagcagcagcagcagcagcatctgccCACTTAGAAGACTTAGGCTTAGActtatatgtgtatattttgAATTAGATCGGTTTTAAGCGGCTATACTGACTGAGCATCTCTCCTACACCTTGTGCTTTCAATCGCTTTCGTCGGCCTGTGCTGGTTTTTTGAATGTTTTCGATGGCCGTGTACGGTTGGCTTTTTCcttaaattatatttgtttgtttgtaaGCGAAATTGCGAATTTTGCCATTTGAATAAGTTGAGCGGCGATCCGCTGGCCGATTTCTCATTTCGAGCACGTACAAGACACCCAGGAATTCCCTTCTTCTCTCTTGTGTAAGAACTGTAAGTGACTGACATAATCCGAATGCATATCGAGGCAGCCAGACGCACTGCCTCTTAGATTGTAAGCTGTGTGTGATAGATGTACATGTATACTTTAAGCCAGGCCATTTCGCCTAAGTTGATTAAACTCGGTTCGAAGCCCCATTGCCTTTTTGTTTGCCTGGTCCAACGGGTTTGCGTTGTTATGCAATTGGCGGGATTTAACAGCCGGGAGAAAGTCAATTGCCCCATGCAATTGCGTTTGGGTGGGGACTGCCCACTACATGCTAGTCGGTCCAAAAGCCAGAAGCAGCACGATCAATGGCTACCGACTAATTGAGCTGAGTTTCAGCCAACGACCTTCTGGCCGTTGAATGACCCCGGCTAATCACCAGAACCGCGACCTAACTAATCGTCTGGTTTCCACCACCATCCAAATTCTCGAAATAACGCGCGCTTCCT
This genomic interval from Drosophila mauritiana strain mau12 chromosome 2R, ASM438214v1, whole genome shotgun sequence contains the following:
- the LOC117136084 gene encoding uncharacterized protein LOC117136084 isoform X2, giving the protein MLFSAVVLCQVERLMCLPISFAVLGFLFMACTMEVVLLKLTTTDPVLGPPAEDWEENGGPDGEEQIYYENLENNYEYWARRRMRFHRQQQQQQQQQQQHLPT
- the LOC117136084 gene encoding uncharacterized protein LOC117136084 isoform X1, yielding MLFSAVVLCQVERLMCLPISFAVLGFLFMACTMEVVLLKLTTTDPVLGPPAEDWEENGGPDGEEQIYYENLENNYEYWARRRMRFHRQQQQQQQQQQQHLPT